A DNA window from Rhineura floridana isolate rRhiFlo1 chromosome 11, rRhiFlo1.hap2, whole genome shotgun sequence contains the following coding sequences:
- the RNF227 gene encoding RING finger protein 227 → MAVDEREEGGASEDLECGICCMPYDRCGRAPRRLGGAHGSWKPSRCRHVICSACVCQLAREGWWEEVTCPYCRAVTSLRERGNFLVAGVRRGSGGLGGRRRLVLPPIDTELWQRVVRLEKEAGGERTEETEEKDGGAEEAETGQWSLWRTLKRLVKGGGEGDRRAHAQRGRSRSSSMPVRRRQPINPYGPERKDLALMTCYII, encoded by the exons ATGGCCGTGGACGAGCGAGAAGAGGGCGGGGCCTCCGAGGACCTAGAGTGCGGCATCTGCTGCATGCCATACGACCGCTGTGGGCGGGCGCCGCGCCGGCTCGGGGGCGCGCACGGCTCCTGGAAGCCCTCACGCTGCCGCCACGTGATTTGTAGCGCCTGCGTGTGCCAGCTGGCGCGCGAGGGCTGGTGGGAGGAGGTCACGTGCCCGTACTGCCGCGCCGTTACATCTCTGCGCGAGCGCGGCAACTTCCTCGTGGCCGGCGTCAGGCGCGGGAGCGGCGGGCTTGGCGGGAGGCGCCGCCTGGTCCTGCCGCCCATCGACACCGAGCTCTGGCAGCGCGTTGTCCGGCTCGAGAAAGAGGCCGGCGGAGAGCGGACTGAGGAGACTGAAGAGAAGGACGGCGGCGCGGAGGAGGCCGAGACCGGCCAATGGAGCCTCTGGAGGACGCTGAAGAGGCTCGTGAagggaggaggcgaaggggacCGCCGCGCGCATGCGCAGAGGGGCCGGAGCCGGAGTAGCTCCATGCCCGTGAGGCGGAGGCAGCCAATCAACC CCTACGGCCCTGAAAGAAAAGACTTGGCACTCATGACTTGCTACATCATCTGA